Proteins from a single region of Carassius gibelio isolate Cgi1373 ecotype wild population from Czech Republic chromosome A5, carGib1.2-hapl.c, whole genome shotgun sequence:
- the mfsd10 gene encoding major facilitator superfamily domain-containing protein 10, with amino-acid sequence MAGDETTSEDVRSSRVIKVVFLALLLDLLGFTLILPLLPSILDHYSQTGDGVYQSLRSVVDWFRGAVGVPMETKYNSVLFGGLIGSLYSLLQFLSSPITGALSDVYGRKPLLLLTTVGLVGSYVLWAFSHSFTIFLLSRVVGGICKGNVSLCTAIVADLPCPKARNKGMAMIGVAFSLGFTLGPLMGAYFALRLKDAEVFYQGPAWLAVLFSLADLLFIFFMLPETLQKDSKGASESSGIQHSGDLLHPVALFNFTALTRTKNPPSEQKMLNLKALGLVYFTYLFLFSGLEFTLSFLTHQRFQFSSMEQGKMFFFIGITMAVIQGGYARRIKPGHQIQTVSVAIISLIPAFLLIGIAWNLTMLYSGLFLYSFAAAIVVPCLSTQVSGHGSASQKGTVMGILRSLGALARALGPTVASSVYWLAGAELCFIISSTFFIVPLILLSRMRRQKEE; translated from the exons ATGGCAGGTGACGAAACTACATCTGAGGACGTGCGCTCCTCCAGAGTCATCAAGGTGGTTTTCTTGGCACTGCTGCTTGACTTGCTGGGCTTCACGTTAATACTTCCTCTGCTCCCCTCAATCTTGGACCACTACAGTCAAACTGGG GACGGTGTGTATCAGTCGTTACGGAGCGTAGTGGACTGGTTCAGAGGGGCGGTTGGAGTTCCTATGGAAACTAAATATAACAGTGTTCTTTTTGGAG GTCTGATAGGCTCTCTCTACTCTCTGCTACAATTTCTGTCGTCACCCATTACTGGGGCTCTTTCAGATGTTTATGGAAGAAAACCACTGCTGCTGTTAACAACC GTAGGTCTTGTGGGATCCTACGTTCTGTGGGCTTTTTCTCACAGTTTTACAATTTTTCTGCTGTCTCGAGTGGTTGGAGGAATTTGTAAGGGTAATGTCAGCCTGTGCACTGCTATTGTGGCAGACCTGCCTTGCCCTAAAGCAAGAAACAAGGGAATG GCAATGATTGGTGTTGCTTTCTCCTTGGGGTTCACACTGGGTCCATTAATGGGAGCATACTTTGCTCTGAGGCTCAAAGATGCTGAGGTGTTTTATCAAGGCCCCGCCTGGCTGGCTGTCCTTTTTTCTTTAGCAGACCTGCTTTTTATATTCTTCATGCTGCCAGAGACTTTACAAAAAGACAGCAAG GGTGCATCAGAGTCTTCAGGTATTCAACACTCTGGAGATCTTCTTCACCCTGTTGCACTTTTCAATTTCACGGCCCTCACAAGAACAAAGAATCCACCATCTGAGCAAA AAATGCTAAATCTCAAGGCGCTTGGATTGGTTTACTTCACATATCTGTTTCTCTTCTCTGGGTTGGAATTCACCTTGAGTTTTCTGACACATCAGCGCTTCCAGTTTTCCAG CATGGAGCAGGGGAAGATGTTCTTTTTCATCGGCATTACCATGGCAGTGATCCAGGGCGGATATGCCCGCAGGATCAAACCAGGTCATCAGATCCAGACTGTTAGCGTG GCAATTATATCACTTATACCAGCATTCTTGCTCATTGGAATAGCATGGAATTTGACAATGCTTTATTCTGGATTATTTTTGTACTCTTTTG CTGCTGCTATTGTTGTTCCATGTCTTTCAACACAAGTGTCTGGACACG GCTCAGCTAGTCAGAAGGGGACAGTAATGGGAATCCTTCGGAGTCTTGGAGCTTTAGCTCGAGCACTGGGCCCTACTGTGGCTTCTtcag tgtactggtTGGCTGGAGCAGAATTATGTTTTATAATCAGTTCAACATTCTTCATAGTGCCTCTGATTTTACTGAGCCGGATGAGGAGACAGAAGGAGGAATGA